The DNA segment AAGCCTGGCCGATGCCCTGTTGGCGACAGAAACCCTGGATAGCCGCACGGTGCTCGTCGTGACCGGCAACCGCAATCGCGACGTGCTGGTCCGCAAGCTGGAGGATGAGGGCCGGGCGATTGTTGATATGCTGCCAGTGTATCGCAACGAGCCGACCGACCTGAGCGAGGAACCCGACGCCAAGAGTTTCCGCGAAAAAGGAGCCGACGCCATCCTCTTCACCAGCGCGAGCACGGTGGAGAACTTCGTCGCCCAGAGCGGCCAGCTTCAGCTTGCCAAGGGTGCCCGCCGCCCCAAGGCGATCAGCATGGGGCCGATCACCAGCGCCGCGATGAAGGAAAAGGGTGTGCCGGTGGACGCCGAGGCCAAGGAGCAGACGCTGGATTCACTCGTGGCCGCTGTGATCAAGAAAATCGGCTGAGCAGAAGTAACTGCGGCTTGGCTTATCGCTCGAAGCGGGGGAGCGGAGAATTGGTCAGCCAGCAAGCATCGCTCAAGGGAACGAAGCCACTTTATTGCCCTGTGAGGTACACCCAGCGGGGCTCGAGAGTGCATAGCCCTGGTACTTGCCTTAAAACTTCGGGCAACGCGAAGTCGCTCAGGCTTCGCTCTCCGGGGATGGCAGGTGCTCGCGGATGTCGGGGAGGGCGATTTCGCGGTGGCCGGAGGGGAGGCGGACCAGGTAGGCGTCGGCCTTGGGGGTGAGATCGATGATCTCGTCGGGCAGTTCCTCGTCATCGAGTTCGAGCGAGTCGATGGCGTCGAGATCGTCAAAAACGTGGCTCAGTCGACGCGGCTCGGGATGAAGGATTTGCGGCGGGTTGGCGACCCGGCCTTTTTTGACCATTTCAAAGAGGCAGGGGAAGTGGCGCTTTTTAAAGGACTGCTCGAAATCGCGAATCCACTTGTTGCCGACGTTCTCGCGGCGGTTGAGCAGCACGCAGTCGGAGAAATGGATCAGCGCCTCGAACCACGGGGCGAGGGCGGCGTGTTGCTCGGCCAGTGCGCAGTCGATGACCGTGATGACGCGCTGGAGCACGGCGCCGGTGGAGTCGAGCCAGCGCTTGAAGGTCTCAATCTCGTCGCGGAAGTCGGCGCTGCCGTCGGCGAGGTAGAAGACGACCGCTCCGGCGTCCGGGGCGGGAGCCAGGCCGCTGTCCTCGCGCTCAATCAGTTCGACTTGGGGGAGCGCGGCCAATCTCTCATCTTCCGGGGACTCGGCCTCGGTGGAGGAGAGGATGACGTTGACCGGCTGGTCGCTGGGGAGCCCGTCGTCGATCAGGTCGAAGACGATTTCGCGCCGCCCGGAGCCGGGCGTGCCAAGGATGAGATAGACTTCGGTCATGGAGAAGGTGGCTGGCTGATTGCCTGCGGTTGAAGTTGGAAAGACTGGGGGGAGGCGGTCGAAAAGGGCGGGGACGGGTTTTGCGCGCCTGACCGCCCCGGCGCGAGGGTCAGGCGGTTTGCGGACCGCGGGCTTGTTGGGCCATCCACAGATCGGTCAGGACGAGCCAAGTCATCGCCTCGACGATAGGCACGGCGCGGGGCACGACACAGGGGTCGTGGCGGCCACGCCCGATCAGCTCGGTCTCGGCCCCGGAAAGGTCAACGGTCTGCTGGGGCTGGAGAATGGTGGCAGTCGGCTTGAAGCCGATGCGGAAGTAAAGCTCCTCGCCGTTGCTGATGCCCCCCTGGCTGCCGCCGGAGCGGTTGGTGCGCGTGCGGATGCGACCGTCCGCGTTTTCAAAAACATCGTTGTGCTCGGAGCCCTTCATGAAGGTGCCCGCAAAGCCGCTGCCAAATTCAAAGGCCTTGGTCGCCGGGAGCGAGAGCATGGCCTTGGCCAGTTCGGCCTCCAGCCGGTCAAAGACCGGTTCACCCAGGCCGACGGGCAGCCCGCGCACGCGGCACACGATGATCCCTCCCACCGAATCACCCTTGGAGCGGACTTCTTTGATGCGGTCGATCATTTGCGCGGCGATATCTGTGTCCGGGCAGCGCACGGGGGTCGCCTCGACCTGCTCCAGAGTGGGGAAGGGATAAATCGGAGCCTCGCCGCTGCCAAAGTCCTCCAGCCCGAGGGTGTGAATGCGTTCGACATAGGCGCGCACCTCGATCCCGGCGTGGCGGGACAGGAGTGCCTTTTGCGCGACGGCGCCGGCTGCGACGCGGCCGATGGTCTCGCGGGCGGAGGAGCGGCCGCCGCCCTCGTGGTTGCGGACGCCGTACTTGGTCTGGTAGGTGTAGTCCGCGTGCGAAGGGCGAAATTTTTCCTTCATCTCCGTGTAGGCCTCGGGACGGTGGTCGGAGTTGGGGACGGTGATGGCGATGGGGGTGCCGAGGGTCCGCCCTTCGTACACGCCCGAGACGATAGTGGCGGTGTCGGTTTCCTTGCGCGGCGTGGTGATCTCGCTCTGGCCGGGACGGCGGCGGTCCAGTGCGGGCTGGATGTCGTCCTGCGCGCTCAGGGGCAGGTTGGGCGGGCATCCGTCGATGACGACGCCGATGCCGCCTCCGTGGCTTTCACCCCAGGTGCTGATGCGGAAAAAGTTACCGAAGCTGTTACCCATGCCGCCACAATGACGATGCCCCCCGGCGGGTAAAAGTCTAAAATCACCGCCGGATGAGGCGGTCGAGTTCGCCCTGAAGTTTTTCCAGCTCGGGGCGCGAGCGGTGGCGAAGCAACCCGGCCACGCGCTGGAGGAAGTCCTCAGGGGCGTAATTAGCCGTCTCCAGCAGGAAAAGCAGGACACCGTCGCGGTGTATCTGGTAGGTTTTGCGCCGGACCAGGACGGAACGGGCGTTGGAGGCGTGGCCGAGGATGCGCTGGTTGTCGAAGGCGTCCCGGACGTATTGGTCGGATTTGCCGATGATGGCGGCGACTTCTTTGGGGGAGAACCACTCCTGGTTTTCAGGCAGGAGAAAGGAGAAATGGGCGTTGGCTTTCATCGTAGCAAGGGAGGGCTCAGCGCAGGCCGGCCGGGCGCCGGGAGGCGGAAAAACGCATGGCCAGTTTGATGGCATGCGAGCGTTTCTCCACGTCGCGCAACTGGCGCGCCTGCTCCCGCAGTTGGCAAGCCATGGCTTCACTGGGAAGAAACTCGGCCAAATCCTCGTAAAGATCTGCCCGGCTGGCGACGGGTTCTGTTTCAAGTTTACTCAGTATATAATCTACGAGTCTGTTCGCGGCTGTGCGGTTCATGACGGACTCAGAGCCACGGCTCTGGAATTGGGCTTCGAGTTTGTAATATGACGTGTTATGAATACGTTTTTTGTTGTCTTGGAATGATTGAAGACGATACTGAAATGAATTGTGTTGTAAATGAAAAAAGTGGAAAAATTCTACTTTGTGATAGAAAAAATCCATAGTTATGTCGCGAACATCCTCCACTCCCAGCGTTGACGCGCAACAGTTCAGCCTGCGCTTTCGGCTCCTCATGAGCTACCATGACCTGACTCTCAAGGACATTGCCAATCATACTGACAGCGCCGTTTCCACGGTAGGGACCTGGAAAAATGGCCGCGTCCCACCCTCGCCGGAAACCCATGAGAGTCTGGCCGCTCTTTTTGGTGTTAGTGTGGAATATTTATTGTACGGCTCCCCCGATAGTGGAAAAAATACATACACAGATCCGGCTGGTAATATCCTGAGTGAAATTGAACTGGTCATGGAAGAAATCGATATTCCTTCCGGGATGAGGGAACCTGAGGAACGCTTCCTGGGCCCTGTGCGGCCCGAATCCGTCGAAGATAGCGGGGCGCCTTTCCGCCGGTCACGGATCGAGGGGTACCTGCGCCAGTTCCTTGACCGTGCGGAGGCCGAGCCGGGTGGATTGGCCCATACCTGGTACCACCTGAAACGGGAATTCCCGCTCGATTTATTTTCACGGCTGGGATGAAAGAGCGCTTTATCGGCTGTCAACGGTCCGTGACTTCCCGCTTGTTTTTTAGGGAGCGGGTGGCATAGGGTAGATGCATGCCCCGAGAAGGAATGGATACGCCCCTGAGCATGATCCGCCGGAATATGTCCGGCGGGGCGAAGGGGGCGCTCTATAAGGCGGTTAGACCAGCCTTTGAGAGTTTTTTCAGGCTCGGGGGACTTGATGATGCGTATTTGCGAGTCGTTGACGACCAGAGTACGCCGAATTTCTTCCAGCGGGCGATGCGTTCGATGGATATTTCCTATGAAATCTCGGACGAGGACCTGGAGCGTATCCCGCGAGAAGGCCCATTGCTGGTCGTCAGCAACCACCCTTACGGCGGGCTGGATGGCGTGGTCCTGGGGGCGCTGCTGACCTCGGTGCGCGAGGACGCCAAGCTTCTGGCCAACTACCTGCTGGAGGTAATGAATGAGATCAAACCCTGGCTGATCCCGGTGGATCCCTTTGACCGGCCGGAGTCGGCTCGGTTCAACGTTAAGGCGATGAAGGAGACCATTCGCTACCTCTGCAACGGCGGCTGCGTGGGGACGTTTCCCTCGGGGACGGTTTCGCATTTCCGCTGGAAGGAGCGGCAGATCACGGACCCGGCCTGGTCCCCGAATACCGCCCGCCTGGTCCACAAGGCGAAGGCAACGGTCGTGCCCTGCTACTTCGAGGGGGGAAACGGCATGCTTTTCCACTTGGGGGGGCTTGTCCACCCGCGCCTGCGCACGCTTATGTTGCCACGCGAAATGATCCGGATGATCGGCAGCACGCTGCGCCTGCGGGTCGGTAACCCGATCCCGTACCGGAAGCTGGCCGAGTTCGGCACGAATGAGGAACTGATCCAGTACCTGCGGCTGAACACCTATATCCTGGCCAAGCGCGCGCAGGATGATGTACCCCGGCGGCGATTCCACTTCCCCCGCGTGCCGCGCAAGCCCGGGGTCGAGCGTCCGCTGGCCAAGGCGGTCCCGCCGGAGGTGCTGCAGGAGGAGATTTCCCGTGTGCCGGAGGACCAACTTCTGCTGGAGCATGGCAGTTTTCAGGTGTACTACGGTTTTGCTTCCCAAATCCCGAACATCCTCGACGAGTTGGGGCGGCTACGTGAAAAAACCTTTCGCGAAGTGGGAGAGGGGACGGGCGAGCCTTCCGATACCGACCGGTTCGACCTGTACTACCGGCACCTCTTCATGTGGGACCGCAAGGAGCAGAAAATCGTCGGCGCCTACCGTGTCGGTCTGACGGACGAGATCTTGCTCACCCACGGCAAAAATGGTCTTTACACCTCGACACTCTTTAAATTCAAGGCGGGCTTTTTAGAAAAGCTCGATCCGGCGCTGGAACTGGGGCGCTCGTTCATTGTCTCGGAGTACCAGAAAAAGCACGCATCCCTCTCGCTTATCTGGCGGGGCATCGGCCGCTTCGTTTGCCGCCACCCGCAGTACAAGACGCTTTTCGGCCCGGTCAGCATTAGCCAGGAGTACAATTCCATTTCCAAGGACTTGATGGTTAAGTTCCTTCGAAAGAACAAGCTGGACACCTCGCTGGCTCAGTTCGTGAAGGCCAAGAACCCCCCGCGTGGCGGTTCGAAAATCCGGGGTACTGAGAAGCAGGCGCTGTTAGAAGCAGTTAAGGACATCGACGATGTGTCAGCGCTGATTTCCGAGATCGAGACCGACCACAAGGGGGTACCGGTGCTCCTGCGGCATTACCTGAAAATGAACGGCAACCTGCTGTCGTTCAATGTGGATACAGACTTTGGGCACTGCATGGACGGGCTGATCGTGGTCGATCTTACCCAGGCTGATCCCCGCTTGCTGCGCTCTTACATGGGGGAGGAGTCTTACCGCGAGTTTATGGAGTTTCACCAGGGTAAGGTAGGTGCGGGCGGACTGGAAGAGTAGGCTGGAGTCGGCATGCTAATGCAGCCTGTTTGGTACTGAAGGATAAAAACGCAATTAAAAGCTCCAACCGCGGTCTGGAAAACAAGGTCGCGACTGGTCGGTATTCCTCGTTTGCCGCTTGGTTTCGATCAGTCTTAGCTGTCGAATAAATCGTCCGCAGGCCGTTGGCATGCAGGAGGATGCGCATTATTAAAATGGCAGGCCCGCAGGGATTCGAACCCCGACAAACAGAACCAGAATCTGTCGTGCTACCGTTACACTACGGGCCTAAGTTGAAGCAAAGACAGCGCATGCTTGTTCGTCAAGGAGTATAATCCAAAAAAATCAAAGGAGTGAGCTCGGCGCTATGATTGAGGGGAATTGTGGAGTCCTCTGTCTTTTTATTTGAGTGGCTGGTTGCTAATTCTTGATTTTTCTCGCTTGAAAATACAACCCGAATGGCCGACAATGAGCCTTTGTTCTTTGAGAATGCCCTTAGGCGTGCTCTGCGTGATTACTATCGCAGATTTGCCTTTTCCCGCATTTCTCAAATGCTGAATTGTGGGGGTGTTCCGGATTCGACCCGGAGCCGTAGGGCCTGGCTGCATGCCGGAGATGATGGTTGGCTCCGTTATCAAATCCATCACACATATAAATGGCGAAACTGAATACGCCATGGCTGCCTAATTAACGCAGTCACGCAGAAGGGCTGATACCTGTTAGGCCTGGAAGCGATCATCTAGCAGGCATAGTCTGATCCGGGGATCCGGGATCGGGCCGTACTCCAACAGGGTTCTCGCGACTGGAAAGCGCGCTTCATCGCGTTCCTGCCGTTAAATCAAACATGAGGCTATGTATGTAGACGCCTTGCTTGAAACCTCCGGACACGCGGGTTCGACTCCCGCCACCTCCACTTTTTATTTGTCCTAAATGTCTAACATTACGCAACTTGCGTAATTTAAACGCCTTAATTCGCGACAGAAACCCTGTCCGAATACCCCTCAATACGACTCAAATCCCCCGTTTTGCCTTAACTGGCTTTAACTGAGGGTTGACCGGGGACAGGTTTTGAACCGGTGTATATTTGTTGACCGGTTTCAGTATTTTACAAAGCTACTAGATACTGATTTAAATCATGCAATGAAGGGGGCTTTGTGAGCATCTCAAGACCAACCATCAAGCGGCTATTCGCAAAGTCTAATAATCAATGCGCATTCCCAAAGTGCGCTGCACCGATAATTGTAAACGGCGTTGTCGTAGGGGAAATATGTCATATCCGTGCTCGCCGAAAAAATGGCCCAAGGTATGATTCGAGTCTCTCCCTGAAAGATAAGGATGATTACCCAAATCTTTTGCTTCTCTGTAGAACCTGCCATAAGCGGATTGATTCAGATGAGGCTACGTTCACGCCTGAACTGCTGGCTGAGATAAAGGCTCTCCACGAAGCAAACGGGATTTGTGAGATAACTCCAGAGGTTGCCCGTGATGCACTTTTGCTAATCGATTCAAAGCAGAATTCTCAACGCGTTACTGCAAAATCTAGCGGAAATGGTGTTTCGATCGCAGTGAATGGTGACGTAAATGCACCAATCAGCGTAAAGCCAACTCGCGAGCGTCGTGCGCCAAAGTCAAAATATCCAAGCAATGCTATCGGGGCAGACGCCAACTTGGCGGGGTATGTGGACTATTTGTTTGGCTTAGCTGTTGATTACTGGAAAGGCGTAGAATCAATGACCCCGGGGCGCTTGGGCAGGAAAATTAAAACAAAGTTCCGGTTGAAGACGCGAACTCGTCACCATCTACCGGTGGAACGTTTCAACGAATTGGTTGATTTTATTATTCAGGATATTCTTATTCCATCACCAGTGGGTAAGAAGCATGTTCGTGATGGGACGAAGCTGTGCAGTAGCTTCAATGAATGGCGGGGACTCTGAGATGTTTATTCTTAACGATTTAAAAGTCAACGTCTTGCGATTCTTTGACTTAGACCTATGATTGTCCGCTCACTCTGGTAGAGTTAGAGTGAGATGGAAATACGAACAGCCTACCAATCGTATCGCAAGAAACCCTACGTCGCCCGTTGGTCGGAAAATGGCAAGAGCCGTAACCGCTTCTTTGCCACAGTGAAAGACCGGGCGCAATTCATCGAGAGCTTCCAGCAGAACGCCACTCGCCAGGATACCTCGATCCCGCTCATCGAACCGCGCAAACTGATTCGCTGGCAGGAAGCGGTCAAACTCGATCCTGCCGCCGACCCTGTGGAGGTTTACCGCTTCTGGCTCCAACGCAAACCTGCCCAAGCCCGGCAGATACTGCTCTCGGATGCCAGCCAAGCCTACCTGCGAATGATGGTGGAAGTCGGTCGGGACGTGAACTACACCGGCCACGCCCGCAAGGCACTTGAAGATTTCCGGGGCGGGGCAGGGGACAAGCCGATTCACACCTATGATGCCGAAGCGCTCCGGGAACACCTTTACGGTCTGCCCTACGCCGCCGTGACGATTCGCCACCGGCGTAGCCACCTTCTCTGCGCCTTTGCCTGGTGGGTGGAACAGGGATGGCTTGCGGAGAACCCGGTTGAAAAGGTGAAACGCCCACAGGTCGTCACTGATGAGCCGGGCATTTTGAGCGTGGACGACATGGCCCGTCTCTTTCGAATCAACCAAAGGGTCGATCCGGAGATATGCGGACTGCTGGCCCTCGGGGCTTTTGCAGGGATGCGAACCTCAGCCATTGCCAAGGTGGACTACGAGGAAATCGACTTTGCCCAGCGCGGCATCCTAACCCCGGCCAGTAAGACCAAGAAACGCCGCCGCCAGTGGATCGAGGGACTGCCGGATAATCTCTGGAAATGGCTGAAACGCACGCCTAAAGAGGCTTTTGATATGGACCAACGTCAAATCCTGCATCGCCGGGCCGAAGCCTACAAGCGGGCGGGCCTACTGGTGGAGTCTGACGACATCGCCTATGAAAATCGTAAACGGCAGGAACAGAGCAAGCCTCTGGTGAACTGGAAGCCCAAGTTTCCTCCGAAAAACTGCCTGCGCCACAGCTTTGCCACCTACCACGTCGCCCTGCACCGCGACCCCGGCAAAACCGCTCTCATCCTCAGTCACCGCAACCAGGAAGTCCTCTACCAGCACTACCTCGGCATCGCCACGCAGGAACAGGCAGAACGCTACTTCTACATTGTACCTAGGCGCTGATAAGTGTTTTAGAGGGATACGAATCTTTTGATTCGACGAGCAATGGCATCTTCATTCCTCAATTTGCATTCCCACACCGTAAGGACACTGTAGCCGCGCTCTCTGAGCTGTCTGGCATCGCGTCGATCTTTCTTTTTGTTGTATGCGATTTTCTCGCGCCAAAAACGTTTGTTGGTCTTTGGGGGCTTATAACAGTGGGGACATCCATGCCAAAAACAACCATGAACAAAGATGCAAACACGTTGCTTGGGGAATGTGAAGTCGGGTTTTCCTGGAAGGCTGTGCAGGTGACGCCTCCAGCCAGAAATGCCGTTTTTTACCAGAAGCTTCCTCAGCCGTTCCTCCGTTGACAGATTGCCGCGCCCCTTGATCGCTGACATAATTTGAGAGCGCTTTGCTCTGTCATATATATCAGCCATGCTCCAAATTTGGCTCGCTGCTGCCTAATGGGCAACGACAAACAATCCCGGCTTTATGCCTGGATGATTTCAGTTCAACGAATTGATTACATCTGTTGCAATGGCCTTCCCCATTTTGTAGGGGACGCAGTTCCCTATCTGCCGTGCACATTGGTAGATCGTTCCGGTGAAGTGGAATCCGTCCGGTACGCTTTGCAGGCGAGCAGCTTCTCTAATCGAAATCAAGCGGTCATATTCCGGATGCGCGTAGCGTCCTTTTGACAAATGTGGGAAGCTGGCTTTGACAGTTTTGGAAGGCCCCTCCCAGCTTAGCCGTCCCCAAATGTCGATGATTTTGCTCCTTACTTTCCACCATGACTTAGGAACCAACTCGGGCGCTTTCTCTGCGATATTTCTGATGTCCCCGCCTGGTGGCACATGGGATAAGCGTTCAAGAGCCAGTGGCGTTGGCTGAAACCATACATGCTGCATCTCCGGCTTTTCTCTGGCGCCTAACCCATCGAAGGCATCCCTCACTGTCTTTCGTTTGAAGCGCCTGGGGCGTGCGAGGTTGGGGATAT comes from the Ruficoccus amylovorans genome and includes:
- a CDS encoding site-specific integrase yields the protein MEIRTAYQSYRKKPYVARWSENGKSRNRFFATVKDRAQFIESFQQNATRQDTSIPLIEPRKLIRWQEAVKLDPAADPVEVYRFWLQRKPAQARQILLSDASQAYLRMMVEVGRDVNYTGHARKALEDFRGGAGDKPIHTYDAEALREHLYGLPYAAVTIRHRRSHLLCAFAWWVEQGWLAENPVEKVKRPQVVTDEPGILSVDDMARLFRINQRVDPEICGLLALGAFAGMRTSAIAKVDYEEIDFAQRGILTPASKTKKRRRQWIEGLPDNLWKWLKRTPKEAFDMDQRQILHRRAEAYKRAGLLVESDDIAYENRKRQEQSKPLVNWKPKFPPKNCLRHSFATYHVALHRDPGKTALILSHRNQEVLYQHYLGIATQEQAERYFYIVPRR
- a CDS encoding lysophospholipid acyltransferase family protein, giving the protein MPREGMDTPLSMIRRNMSGGAKGALYKAVRPAFESFFRLGGLDDAYLRVVDDQSTPNFFQRAMRSMDISYEISDEDLERIPREGPLLVVSNHPYGGLDGVVLGALLTSVREDAKLLANYLLEVMNEIKPWLIPVDPFDRPESARFNVKAMKETIRYLCNGGCVGTFPSGTVSHFRWKERQITDPAWSPNTARLVHKAKATVVPCYFEGGNGMLFHLGGLVHPRLRTLMLPREMIRMIGSTLRLRVGNPIPYRKLAEFGTNEELIQYLRLNTYILAKRAQDDVPRRRFHFPRVPRKPGVERPLAKAVPPEVLQEEISRVPEDQLLLEHGSFQVYYGFASQIPNILDELGRLREKTFREVGEGTGEPSDTDRFDLYYRHLFMWDRKEQKIVGAYRVGLTDEILLTHGKNGLYTSTLFKFKAGFLEKLDPALELGRSFIVSEYQKKHASLSLIWRGIGRFVCRHPQYKTLFGPVSISQEYNSISKDLMVKFLRKNKLDTSLAQFVKAKNPPRGGSKIRGTEKQALLEAVKDIDDVSALISEIETDHKGVPVLLRHYLKMNGNLLSFNVDTDFGHCMDGLIVVDLTQADPRLLRSYMGEESYREFMEFHQGKVGAGGLEE
- a CDS encoding helix-turn-helix domain-containing protein yields the protein MSYHDLTLKDIANHTDSAVSTVGTWKNGRVPPSPETHESLAALFGVSVEYLLYGSPDSGKNTYTDPAGNILSEIELVMEEIDIPSGMREPEERFLGPVRPESVEDSGAPFRRSRIEGYLRQFLDRAEAEPGGLAHTWYHLKREFPLDLFSRLG
- a CDS encoding DNA mismatch endonuclease Vsr, with translation MADIYDRAKRSQIMSAIKGRGNLSTEERLRKLLVKNGISGWRRHLHSLPGKPDFTFPKQRVCIFVHGCFWHGCPHCYKPPKTNKRFWREKIAYNKKKDRRDARQLRERGYSVLTVWECKLRNEDAIARRIKRFVSL
- a CDS encoding HNH endonuclease signature motif containing protein — encoded protein: MSISRPTIKRLFAKSNNQCAFPKCAAPIIVNGVVVGEICHIRARRKNGPRYDSSLSLKDKDDYPNLLLLCRTCHKRIDSDEATFTPELLAEIKALHEANGICEITPEVARDALLLIDSKQNSQRVTAKSSGNGVSIAVNGDVNAPISVKPTRERRAPKSKYPSNAIGADANLAGYVDYLFGLAVDYWKGVESMTPGRLGRKIKTKFRLKTRTRHHLPVERFNELVDFIIQDILIPSPVGKKHVRDGTKLCSSFNEWRGL
- a CDS encoding DNA cytosine methyltransferase — its product is MSGVLSNPTVVDLFSGAGVFSLAFQDAGAQLVRAYELDEAAANTYRRNLGDHIVVGDVKAAHPEGRCDILIAGPPCQGFSTSGKRSADDPRNQLSRIVPIWAEKLQPQVIVIENVAPYLKSAVWEENRNTFERMGYHVEAFLVNALDFGVPQNRARSITICSKNDIPNLARPRRFKRKTVRDAFDGLGAREKPEMQHVWFQPTPLALERLSHVPPGGDIRNIAEKAPELVPKSWWKVRSKIIDIWGRLSWEGPSKTVKASFPHLSKGRYAHPEYDRLISIREAARLQSVPDGFHFTGTIYQCARQIGNCVPYKMGKAIATDVINSLN
- the aroC gene encoding chorismate synthase, which codes for MGNSFGNFFRISTWGESHGGGIGVVIDGCPPNLPLSAQDDIQPALDRRRPGQSEITTPRKETDTATIVSGVYEGRTLGTPIAITVPNSDHRPEAYTEMKEKFRPSHADYTYQTKYGVRNHEGGGRSSARETIGRVAAGAVAQKALLSRHAGIEVRAYVERIHTLGLEDFGSGEAPIYPFPTLEQVEATPVRCPDTDIAAQMIDRIKEVRSKGDSVGGIIVCRVRGLPVGLGEPVFDRLEAELAKAMLSLPATKAFEFGSGFAGTFMKGSEHNDVFENADGRIRTRTNRSGGSQGGISNGEELYFRIGFKPTATILQPQQTVDLSGAETELIGRGRHDPCVVPRAVPIVEAMTWLVLTDLWMAQQARGPQTA